One genomic window of Cannabis sativa cultivar Pink pepper isolate KNU-18-1 chromosome 2, ASM2916894v1, whole genome shotgun sequence includes the following:
- the LOC115721151 gene encoding sm-like protein LSM36B, giving the protein MSGAGEKGSTATKTPADFLKSIRGRPVVVKLNSGVDYRGILACLDGYMNIAMEQTEEYVNGQLKNKYGDAFIRGNNVLYISTSKRTLADGA; this is encoded by the exons ATGAGTGGAGCAGGAGAGAAAGGGTCAACAGCCACAAAAACGCCAGCTGATTTTCTTAAATCAATTCGGGGACGACCTGTTGTCGTGAAACTCAATTCTGGAGTTGACTACAGAG GTATCCTAGCTTGTCTGGATGGGTATATGAATATTGCAATGGAACAAACAGAGGAGTATGTCAATGGTCAACTGAAAAACAAATATGGTGATGCATTTATTCGTGGAAACAACG TTCTGTACATCAGTACATCAAAGAGGACTTTAGCAGATGGGGCTtag
- the LOC115719461 gene encoding elongation factor 1-beta 2, translating into MAVTFTDLHTEEGLKSLDQYLSSKTYISGDALTKDDIKVYAAVAAKPGDSYPNACRWYESVSSQLASSFPGKAVGVGIGGKGAPVEEPKKDAPVEEDDDDLDLFGDETEEDKKAAEEREAAKKASSKKKESGKSSILMDVKPWDDETDMKKLEEAVRSVEMPGLLWGASKLVPVGYGIKKLQIMLTIVDDLVSPDNIIEDYLTAEPANEYIQSCDIVAFNKI; encoded by the exons ATGGCTGTCACCTTCACAGATCTCCACACCGAAGAGGGACTCAAATCCCTTGATCAATATCTCTCCAGCAAAACCTACATCTCTGG AGATGCATTGACAAAGGACGACATTAAGGTGTACGCTGCCGTGGCTGCAAAGCCCGGGGATTCTTATCCTAATGCTTGCAGGTGGTACGAAAGCGTTTCTTCACAGCTTGCTTCCAG CTTTCCGGGCAAAGCTGTTGGTGTTGGAATCGGTGGCAAAGGTGCTCCTGTAGAAGAACCTAAGAAG GATGCTCCTGTTGAAGAGGATGACGATGACCTCGACCTCTTTGGTGATGAGACAGAGGAGGACAAGAAGGCCGCTGAGGAGAGGGAGGCTGCTAAAAAGGCTTCTTCTAAGAAGAAAGAGA GTGGAAAATCTTCTATTCTGATGGATGTGAAGCCTTGGGACGATGAGACAGACATGAAAAAGCTAGAAGAAGCTGTTAGGAGTGTTGAGATGCCTGGTCTATTGTGGGGAGCAT CAAAATTGGTTCCCGTTGGTTATGGTATAAAGAAGCTTCAGATTATGCTTACAATTGTCGATGATCTCGTGTCTCCCGACAACATCATCGAGGACTATCTTACTGCCGAGCCTGCTAATGAATACATCCAGAGCTGTGATATCGTTGCCTTCAACAAGATTTAA